From a region of the Actinopolymorpha singaporensis genome:
- a CDS encoding HNH endonuclease, with translation MACDANIIPVVLGGNGEILDIGMADRFFTEPQRRALAIRDGSHCHFPGCHVPERRCIAHHITAWEDFGPTDLANGVLLCKTHHTYVHHKGWQVRMGNHGHPEYTPPEWVDPQQKVRRP, from the coding sequence ATGGCGTGCGACGCGAACATCATCCCCGTCGTCCTCGGCGGCAACGGCGAAATCCTCGACATCGGCATGGCCGACCGGTTCTTCACCGAACCACAACGCCGCGCCCTCGCCATCCGCGACGGGTCCCACTGCCACTTCCCCGGCTGCCACGTCCCCGAACGCCGCTGCATCGCCCACCACATCACCGCCTGGGAAGACTTCGGCCCCACCGACCTCGCCAACGGAGTACTGCTCTGCAAAACCCACCACACCTACGTCCACCACAAAGGCTGGCAAGTGCGCATGGGCAACCACGGCCACCCCGAATACACCCCACCCGAATGGGTGGACCCGCAACAGAAAGTACGCCGACCGTGA
- a CDS encoding GNAT family N-acetyltransferase, with protein MREPACVGALIRDSQHRVYAQRRSPDRRLLPGIWDVVGGHVEAGETPEEALAREVEEETGWRLRSVEAVVADWEWSHEGVVRRELDYLVDVDGDLTAPRLEEGKHDAYAWVGPADLDLMMVDRTDGDRRLRDVVAKAIRTRFTDRLRLEPVGPEHAGDLWTMHQDAALAEWHAGRWTMETAQANAAEWGAAWERDGVHKWVAYARADSGPARRDELIGRGGLSRAVVDGAECLELGWNLRDRFWGHGYASEIGRAGLTFAFDQLGADEVVAFTERHNQRSRAVMERIGMRFVREFTSPGLQEGREGVHDDAVFALYAADRTASRCSA; from the coding sequence ATGCGTGAACCTGCCTGCGTCGGTGCCCTGATCCGCGACTCCCAGCACCGGGTCTACGCCCAGCGCCGGAGCCCCGACCGCCGGCTGCTGCCCGGGATCTGGGACGTTGTGGGCGGCCACGTCGAGGCCGGCGAGACGCCCGAGGAGGCGCTGGCCCGGGAGGTCGAGGAGGAGACCGGCTGGCGCCTGCGCAGTGTCGAGGCGGTGGTCGCCGACTGGGAGTGGTCCCACGAGGGTGTAGTACGCCGAGAACTCGACTACCTCGTCGATGTGGACGGCGACCTCACCGCTCCCCGGCTGGAGGAGGGCAAGCACGACGCGTATGCCTGGGTGGGACCAGCCGACCTCGATCTCATGATGGTCGACCGCACCGACGGCGACCGGCGGCTGCGCGACGTGGTGGCCAAGGCCATTCGTACGAGGTTCACCGACCGCCTGCGGCTCGAACCCGTCGGCCCCGAGCATGCCGGGGATCTGTGGACGATGCACCAGGACGCAGCGCTCGCGGAATGGCACGCCGGCCGGTGGACCATGGAGACCGCGCAGGCGAACGCAGCCGAGTGGGGCGCGGCGTGGGAACGCGACGGAGTGCACAAGTGGGTCGCCTACGCGCGGGCCGACAGTGGGCCTGCCCGCCGCGACGAGCTGATCGGGCGGGGCGGGTTGTCCCGCGCGGTCGTCGACGGCGCGGAGTGTCTCGAGCTGGGCTGGAACCTCCGGGACCGTTTCTGGGGGCATGGGTACGCGAGCGAGATCGGCCGGGCCGGGCTGACGTTCGCGTTCGACCAGCTCGGCGCCGACGAGGTGGTGGCATTCACCGAACGGCACAACCAGCGGTCGCGCGCAGTGATGGAACGCATCGGCATGCGGTTCGTCCGCGAGTTCACCTCGCCGGGCCTGCAGGAAGGCCGCGAGGGCGTTCACGACGACGCGGTCTTCGCCTTGTACGCGGCTGACCGCACGGCGTCTCGCTGCTCGGCGTAG